In Desulfitobacterium chlororespirans DSM 11544, the following are encoded in one genomic region:
- a CDS encoding CBS domain-containing protein translates to MIVILTHRQMDFDALASMVAAQKIFPDSLMVVDGKSNPYVQDFIALAKDRLPFSRPKDVDWAKVEKIVLVDTHNLQRAAGIKEGVFDQIPLVIYDHHPYYGSLTEEMHIESIGSCTTLLIEELRKMAVQLSPFEATLLALGIYDDTGSLLFESTTVRDVKAVAYLLEQGANLGVVAEYLRKPLIEEQKELLQQLLDNGKTEDFRGQPVYISWAESEDYVGGLALLAHRVGEMEGAETLFLVVQMENRVYLVGRSRGRGIEVNRITQAFGGAGHTRAASATVKHASVAEILKQLRGELAQQAHRVNRVRDIMSYPVKTVSPEMKLSEVEQILLKYGHTGVPVAQEEKLVGIISRRDVDKAIKHGLAHAPVKGFMTKDVVVVDADASWEDVQRTMVQHDIGRVPVLEEGKLAGIVSRSDILRIIHGSAVPTEMSLTRHRSLAMREDILRLFEELPEQIRSLLAAAQQVADQLEYSVFVVGGFVRDILLKVPTQDLDFVIEGDGHAFARALADQLQDAQVVFHDQFGTARLDFADGSHLDVASSRREDYSSPGALPQVEESRLRDDMFRRDFTINAMAIAINSVRYGELVDYYGGLRDLKQGEIRFLHNLSFIEDPTRILRALRFAGRYGFRLAKETREGLYTALDAGVLQKLSSERFTEEFMHMLSELKFGVMGESLLLMGVLRKWFSAELPWDFTHPGLNQAISPERKWLICLRRMDRSQFASIEEKLRLARELKGIAYKFFDIMDGLLSLGIGEEGSEASSYAREKISLVSLDQYLEGIPAILMEVLLWDERFRDALTAYTDAVRAIRQTVDGMTLRQWGVKEGPEIGRILKAVRLAWLESKLQTEEEEKEFVLGLLTTGLSNRPKGETTCLT, encoded by the coding sequence ATGATTGTCATATTAACCCATCGCCAAATGGATTTTGATGCTTTGGCATCCATGGTCGCTGCCCAAAAGATTTTTCCGGATAGCCTGATGGTCGTGGATGGGAAATCCAACCCTTATGTTCAGGACTTTATTGCCTTGGCCAAGGACAGGCTGCCTTTTTCCCGCCCCAAGGATGTGGATTGGGCCAAAGTGGAAAAGATTGTCTTGGTGGATACCCATAATTTGCAGCGGGCAGCGGGGATTAAGGAAGGGGTATTTGATCAGATACCCCTTGTTATTTATGATCATCATCCTTATTATGGCTCTCTTACTGAGGAGATGCATATTGAAAGCATCGGTTCCTGTACCACGTTGCTCATTGAGGAGCTTAGAAAAATGGCCGTCCAGCTCAGCCCTTTTGAGGCGACACTTCTTGCTCTGGGCATCTATGATGATACAGGCAGTCTGCTTTTTGAAAGTACTACAGTGCGGGATGTTAAAGCCGTCGCCTATCTCCTTGAACAAGGAGCGAATTTGGGAGTTGTGGCGGAATATCTCCGTAAACCTTTAATTGAAGAGCAAAAAGAACTTCTGCAGCAGCTCCTGGATAATGGGAAGACTGAGGATTTCCGAGGTCAGCCTGTCTATATTTCCTGGGCAGAAAGCGAAGACTATGTGGGCGGTCTTGCCCTTTTAGCTCATCGAGTGGGAGAGATGGAAGGGGCGGAGACTTTATTTCTGGTGGTTCAGATGGAGAACCGCGTCTATCTGGTGGGACGCTCCCGGGGACGGGGGATTGAAGTCAACCGCATTACCCAGGCCTTTGGGGGAGCGGGGCATACCCGTGCTGCTTCAGCTACTGTGAAACATGCTTCCGTGGCTGAGATTCTCAAGCAACTCAGGGGGGAATTGGCACAGCAGGCTCACCGTGTTAATCGGGTCAGAGATATTATGAGCTATCCGGTTAAAACCGTATCTCCGGAGATGAAGCTCAGTGAGGTAGAGCAGATTCTGCTTAAATATGGTCATACAGGGGTGCCGGTAGCCCAGGAAGAAAAACTGGTAGGCATCATTTCCCGCCGGGATGTGGATAAAGCCATCAAGCATGGGCTGGCTCATGCTCCGGTCAAAGGATTTATGACCAAGGATGTGGTGGTTGTGGATGCCGATGCCAGCTGGGAAGACGTGCAAAGGACCATGGTTCAGCATGATATCGGCAGGGTTCCCGTTCTGGAAGAAGGAAAACTGGCAGGGATCGTTTCCCGTTCCGATATTCTGCGCATTATTCACGGCAGCGCCGTTCCTACGGAAATGTCACTGACCCGCCATCGCAGCTTAGCGATGCGGGAAGATATCCTGCGCTTGTTTGAGGAGTTGCCGGAGCAGATCCGCTCTTTGTTGGCAGCAGCTCAGCAGGTAGCCGATCAATTAGAGTATTCCGTATTTGTCGTTGGGGGATTTGTACGGGATATCCTGCTTAAGGTGCCTACTCAGGACTTGGATTTTGTCATTGAAGGAGACGGACATGCCTTTGCCCGGGCTCTTGCTGATCAGCTTCAGGACGCTCAAGTGGTATTCCATGATCAATTTGGCACCGCCCGTTTGGATTTCGCCGACGGCTCCCACCTGGATGTAGCCAGCTCACGCCGTGAAGATTATTCTTCCCCCGGTGCACTGCCCCAGGTGGAGGAATCTCGTTTGCGGGATGATATGTTCCGGCGTGATTTTACCATCAATGCCATGGCCATAGCCATTAACTCCGTCCGCTATGGCGAGCTGGTGGATTATTATGGGGGCTTAAGAGATCTGAAACAAGGAGAAATCCGTTTTCTTCATAATCTCAGCTTTATCGAGGATCCTACCCGCATTCTCAGGGCTCTGCGTTTTGCCGGCCGTTACGGTTTTCGCCTGGCTAAGGAAACACGGGAGGGACTTTATACGGCTTTGGATGCAGGTGTCTTACAGAAACTAAGTAGCGAACGGTTCACCGAAGAATTCATGCATATGCTTTCTGAATTGAAGTTTGGAGTTATGGGAGAATCCCTGCTTCTTATGGGCGTGCTCCGCAAGTGGTTTAGTGCCGAACTGCCCTGGGATTTTACTCATCCGGGGCTGAATCAAGCCATTTCTCCGGAAAGAAAATGGCTGATCTGTCTGCGCAGGATGGACAGGTCCCAGTTTGCGAGCATTGAGGAAAAACTTCGTTTAGCCAGGGAGCTCAAGGGGATAGCCTATAAATTCTTTGACATTATGGATGGACTTCTATCCTTAGGCATAGGAGAAGAAGGTTCTGAAGCTTCTTCATATGCCCGGGAAAAGATTTCTTTAGTGAGTTTGGATCAGTATCTTGAAGGTATACCGGCCATCCTTATGGAAGTTCTGCTCTGGGATGAACGATTCCGGGATGCTTTGACAGCCTATACGGATGCAGTCAGGGCTATCCGCCAGACCGTGGATGGCATGACGTTGCGGCAATGGGGGGTTAAAGAAGGACCGGAGATTGGCCGCATTCTTAAAGCTGTCCGCCTGGCTTGGCTGGAAAGCAAGCTGCAGACAGAGGAAGAAGAGAAGGAATTTGTGCTGGGGTTGCTAACGACTGGCTTGTCAAACCGACCGAAGGGGGAAACTACGTGTTTAACTTAA
- a CDS encoding LCP family protein — translation MDKKNLRNRLIHFIHTYGFNAVLGFGLGIVIVFAVFLFSGRQDLFGQEARSRNMIQTTSQEENIAQNQDSSGPGEAGNLKNTADEALPENTLSNEISSELALKDRVTVLLIGMDNRPGEALSNTDTLMVASLDQKSKKMVLLSVPRDTQVILNQKKEKVNAIARLQKGAISTQQYLQELLGTPIDGYVLTNFQGFKNIVDGLGGITIDVEKDMYYDTGEAQDRFINLKKGIQRLNGTQALQYARFRNDELADITRTSRQQEVMKAIVAEATTPRNIPKLPIIIPKVYQAIDTNLNLGQIWALAMAFKNKDTYEVINQTLPGQFSDEEGISYWKVNPKETKVILNRLFQGKTSPIFETIQKVHVPAQPPASKETKPESEPDDVKEKVQDGDKGSITVEVLTTEVKESETQPQTTKEKPAKAELTEQLKQDPSKGKGSQTRDGEITFEVLD, via the coding sequence ATGGACAAAAAGAATCTCAGGAATCGACTGATTCACTTCATTCATACTTATGGATTTAATGCTGTTCTGGGCTTTGGCCTGGGGATTGTCATTGTGTTTGCTGTGTTTTTGTTTTCGGGGAGACAGGATCTTTTTGGCCAGGAAGCACGCAGCAGGAACATGATCCAAACCACTTCCCAGGAGGAGAATATAGCTCAGAATCAAGACTCCTCCGGCCCCGGTGAAGCAGGAAATTTAAAAAACACAGCGGACGAAGCATTGCCTGAGAATACTCTAAGCAATGAAATCTCCAGTGAACTTGCCCTGAAGGACCGGGTTACAGTGCTGCTTATTGGTATGGATAACCGTCCCGGAGAAGCGCTCAGCAATACGGATACTCTGATGGTGGCCAGCTTGGATCAAAAGAGCAAAAAAATGGTGTTGCTTTCTGTTCCCCGGGATACTCAGGTTATTCTTAATCAAAAAAAAGAAAAGGTCAATGCCATAGCGCGTTTGCAAAAGGGAGCAATCTCAACCCAACAGTATCTGCAGGAGCTGCTGGGGACCCCCATTGACGGCTATGTCTTAACCAATTTCCAAGGATTTAAAAATATTGTGGATGGCCTGGGCGGAATTACTATTGATGTGGAAAAAGATATGTACTACGATACGGGAGAGGCCCAGGACCGTTTTATCAATCTTAAAAAAGGTATCCAACGTCTCAATGGCACCCAGGCCTTGCAATATGCCCGTTTTCGTAATGATGAACTGGCGGATATTACCCGAACTTCCCGGCAGCAGGAAGTGATGAAAGCCATTGTAGCTGAAGCCACGACACCCCGGAATATTCCCAAGCTTCCCATCATCATCCCTAAGGTCTATCAGGCCATAGATACCAATCTCAATCTGGGGCAAATCTGGGCCTTAGCCATGGCCTTTAAAAATAAAGATACCTATGAAGTGATCAATCAAACTCTTCCGGGTCAATTTTCGGATGAAGAGGGAATCAGCTATTGGAAGGTCAACCCGAAGGAGACCAAGGTCATTCTGAACCGGCTTTTCCAGGGTAAAACCTCCCCAATTTTTGAAACGATCCAAAAGGTTCATGTGCCTGCCCAACCTCCGGCAAGCAAAGAAACCAAGCCTGAGAGCGAACCAGACGATGTGAAGGAGAAGGTTCAGGATGGGGATAAAGGGTCGATAACCGTTGAAGTTCTGACCACCGAAGTCAAAGAATCAGAAACACAACCCCAAACAACAAAGGAAAAACCTGCCAAAGCCGAACTTACGGAACAGCTTAAGCAAGATCCCTCTAAAGGGAAGGGGTCACAGACCCGGGATGGGGAGATAACCTTCGAAGTCCTTGACTAA
- a CDS encoding acyl-CoA dehydratase activase, translating into MPVSKYFLGVDVGSVSTNIVLLDEDGTIAQTMYLRTQGRPMQTIQEGMRELRACIGSAAEIKGVGTTGSARQLAATLLGADVVKNEITAHAVAASRMNAKVQTILEIGGQDSKIIILRNGVVVDFAMNTVCAAGTGSFLDQQASRLGIPIEEFGVLALKAQHPVRIAGRCSVFAESDMIHKQQLGHPLPDIIAGLCQAMVRNYLNNVGKNKEILGPVFFQGGVAANPGIRQAFEEELSQEVIVPEHFSVMGALGAAFLAQERFLNKKSPATNFRGLKMAESQFQARSFDCKGCSNHCEVVEIRQEDKVLTRWGDRCGKWSVADVEPIEIAEVRDQQNLASGSHK; encoded by the coding sequence TTGCCGGTAAGTAAATATTTTCTGGGAGTCGATGTAGGTTCGGTCAGTACCAATATCGTGCTCCTCGATGAAGATGGAACCATAGCCCAGACCATGTATTTGCGGACCCAAGGCCGCCCTATGCAGACGATTCAGGAGGGAATGCGGGAGCTGCGTGCCTGTATTGGCTCGGCTGCGGAGATCAAGGGAGTGGGAACCACGGGCAGCGCCCGTCAGTTAGCGGCTACTCTGTTAGGGGCCGATGTGGTGAAAAATGAAATCACGGCCCATGCTGTAGCTGCTTCCCGGATGAATGCCAAAGTCCAAACCATTTTAGAAATCGGCGGACAGGATTCTAAAATCATCATCCTGCGCAATGGGGTTGTGGTGGACTTTGCTATGAATACGGTCTGTGCAGCAGGAACCGGGTCGTTTTTGGATCAGCAGGCGTCACGTTTAGGGATTCCCATCGAAGAATTTGGGGTGTTGGCCTTAAAAGCTCAACATCCTGTACGCATCGCCGGGCGGTGTTCCGTTTTTGCGGAGTCGGATATGATTCATAAACAGCAATTAGGTCATCCTCTCCCGGATATTATCGCCGGGCTATGCCAGGCCATGGTGCGCAACTATCTCAATAATGTAGGGAAAAACAAAGAGATCCTGGGGCCGGTATTTTTCCAGGGTGGGGTGGCGGCCAATCCGGGGATTCGCCAAGCCTTTGAAGAAGAACTGAGCCAAGAGGTCATTGTTCCTGAGCATTTTTCAGTCATGGGAGCCTTGGGCGCTGCTTTCCTGGCTCAAGAACGCTTCCTGAACAAAAAGAGTCCGGCTACGAACTTCCGGGGTTTGAAGATGGCTGAAAGCCAGTTTCAAGCGCGGAGCTTTGATTGCAAAGGCTGCAGCAATCACTGCGAGGTGGTGGAGATCAGGCAAGAGGATAAGGTGCTGACCCGTTGGGGAGATCGGTGTGGGAAATGGTCTGTTGCGGATGTGGAGCCTATAGAAATAGCTGAGGTAAGGGACCAACAGAACTTAGCGTCTGGGTCTCACAAATAG
- a CDS encoding CoA protein activase has translation MKVTFPHMGNAWIVIQALLESLAVDYVVPPPNSKETLNIGTQLAPESFCLPLKLNLGNFVQAAAQGADTALITGGIGPCRFGYYGEMEREILQEAGYPFDVITLEPPDGSLLGLAERIRKLAGKRNTWNRILKAMLFAYRKSVVLDQIEDRFHGFRPLVKDAKLADHLYEEAKGRLVQAMTDQGMKDVLQWLKEEMEQKLGSSTGYEGEELLKIGVVGEIYTILEPFISMDVEKELGNLGAVVERSIYLSGWVGQHVFRGLAQGYRPLKSYYPLAKPYLGRFVGGHAQETIGAAIQFAQEGYDGVVQLLPLGCMPEIVASSILPKVQGDYGIPIMTLTVDEHTGKAGVQTRIEAFVDLLERSRLKRRVNSEGVLDLAGK, from the coding sequence ATGAAAGTCACCTTTCCTCATATGGGGAACGCTTGGATCGTGATTCAAGCCTTACTTGAGAGCTTGGCTGTGGACTATGTGGTGCCACCGCCCAACAGCAAAGAGACCCTAAACATAGGGACCCAGCTGGCTCCCGAATCCTTCTGCCTTCCTCTTAAACTGAATCTGGGGAATTTTGTCCAGGCTGCGGCCCAAGGAGCGGATACGGCCCTGATCACAGGGGGAATCGGCCCTTGCCGTTTTGGCTATTATGGCGAAATGGAAAGGGAGATTTTACAGGAAGCAGGATATCCCTTTGATGTCATCACTTTGGAGCCTCCTGATGGCAGTCTGTTGGGGCTGGCTGAGCGGATCCGCAAGCTGGCCGGTAAAAGGAACACCTGGAACCGCATTCTTAAAGCCATGCTTTTCGCTTACCGAAAAAGTGTGGTCCTGGATCAGATCGAAGATAGGTTCCATGGTTTTCGTCCCCTTGTTAAAGATGCCAAGCTGGCTGATCACCTTTATGAAGAAGCTAAAGGACGGCTGGTTCAGGCTATGACGGATCAAGGGATGAAGGATGTTCTGCAATGGCTTAAGGAAGAGATGGAGCAAAAGCTGGGGAGCAGTACCGGTTACGAGGGAGAAGAGCTGCTGAAAATCGGGGTAGTCGGTGAAATATATACCATATTGGAGCCCTTTATTTCCATGGATGTGGAGAAGGAATTGGGCAATCTGGGAGCGGTAGTGGAGCGTTCCATCTATCTGTCGGGGTGGGTGGGCCAGCATGTTTTCCGCGGCTTGGCCCAAGGCTACCGTCCCCTGAAATCCTATTATCCTTTGGCCAAACCTTATTTAGGTCGTTTTGTCGGGGGCCATGCCCAGGAAACTATCGGCGCCGCCATCCAGTTCGCCCAGGAGGGCTATGATGGAGTTGTTCAGCTCTTGCCCCTGGGCTGTATGCCGGAGATTGTAGCCTCCAGCATTCTGCCCAAGGTTCAAGGGGATTATGGCATACCCATTATGACCTTGACCGTGGACGAACATACAGGAAAAGCCGGAGTGCAAACCCGGATTGAAGCGTTTGTGGATTTGTTGGAGCGGTCCCGTCTGAAGAGAAGAGTGAACAGCGAGGGAGTGTTGGATCTTGCCGGTAAGTAA
- a CDS encoding acyl-CoA dehydratase activase-related protein, protein MRLGFPRALMYYEYYPFWAGFFYKLGIELVTSPLTNREIMESGLKKAPDETCLPVKILVGHLTVLSDVDGIFLPRLVSMEKDTYLCPKILGLPESVLDALPAGVQLYTVDINWREGKREVLKQLMAFGGTIGHAKGRIREAFAEAQRWQKAYQRMRHSGWSFTESMQCFEALAEPMKLKDLGFKQVGRHQKPEEFEDGWLLDQVARSGCQEKGPKIALVGHSYLTYESYATMNLLQRLREKAQVVVVENVGPSPVEEQHSKLQKKIFWSHAKKIFGAGSVYVEDPEIEGLIYLSCFGCGTDSMTNDLLARRARQNQKPYLVLTLDEHSGEAGVVTRIEAFLDMLERRRDYESHLSSYGERLDRDSSLT, encoded by the coding sequence ATGCGATTAGGGTTTCCACGGGCTTTGATGTACTATGAATACTACCCTTTCTGGGCAGGTTTTTTTTATAAATTAGGAATCGAGCTGGTTACTTCGCCGCTAACCAATCGGGAGATTATGGAGAGTGGCCTTAAAAAGGCTCCTGATGAAACCTGTTTGCCGGTGAAGATTCTGGTGGGGCATCTCACCGTTTTAAGTGATGTGGATGGAATTTTTCTTCCCCGTTTGGTGAGCATGGAAAAAGATACCTATCTCTGTCCTAAAATTCTCGGGCTTCCGGAGAGTGTTCTCGATGCTCTTCCGGCAGGCGTACAGCTCTACACCGTAGATATCAACTGGCGGGAAGGGAAGAGAGAGGTTTTGAAACAGCTGATGGCCTTCGGAGGGACGATCGGGCATGCCAAAGGCCGGATCAGGGAAGCCTTTGCTGAAGCGCAGCGTTGGCAGAAAGCCTACCAAAGAATGCGTCATAGCGGCTGGTCCTTTACCGAAAGTATGCAATGCTTTGAGGCCTTAGCAGAACCTATGAAGTTAAAGGATTTGGGATTTAAGCAAGTGGGACGCCACCAAAAGCCTGAGGAATTTGAAGACGGGTGGCTGCTGGACCAGGTCGCCCGATCCGGGTGCCAGGAGAAGGGGCCCAAGATTGCCCTGGTGGGGCATAGTTATCTGACTTATGAATCCTATGCCACTATGAACTTGTTGCAGCGGCTTCGTGAAAAGGCCCAGGTCGTGGTAGTGGAGAACGTAGGCCCATCTCCTGTTGAAGAGCAGCATAGCAAACTCCAGAAAAAAATCTTTTGGAGCCATGCCAAAAAGATCTTCGGGGCGGGTTCTGTCTATGTGGAGGATCCGGAAATCGAGGGTTTGATTTATTTATCCTGTTTCGGCTGCGGAACGGATTCCATGACTAACGATCTACTTGCCCGCCGTGCCCGCCAGAACCAAAAACCCTATTTAGTGCTTACTTTAGATGAACATAGTGGCGAGGCAGGGGTGGTCACCCGGATCGAAGCCTTTCTCGACATGCTGGAAAGGAGGAGGGATTATGAAAGTCACCTTTCCTCATATGGGGAACGCTTGGATCGTGATTCAAGCCTTACTTGA
- a CDS encoding spore germination protein — protein MDNSSESNVKVSKHYQKNLDYLNRELGVPDNFDIVLREMTIGGKKIAIYSVNGMVDTQVVSIILDALVELERADLVVNALQTLVKGRIVGLQVSEVDTMDKILYFILSGPMALFVEGQEKAIIVDARSFPARSPSEPDIERVTRGARDGFTETLAFNTALIRRRLRDPKLRMKLMQVGRRSKTDVCVAYIEDITNDDLVKEISEEIQKIKIDGIPMAEKSVEEFILGSKIWNPYPRVRYTERPDVAAVHLLEGHVVVLVDTSPSVMIAPATFWSHTQHAEEYRQEPIVGAYLRWVRFMGIFAALFLLPLWLACALNPHLLPEWLQFLGVQEVGKIGLIPQVFLAEFGVDLVRMAAIHTPGPLTVALGLIATFMIGDVAIKVGLFAQEIIVYIAIVTVGTFATPSYELAQANRLARLFLLLMVALNNFIGLAIGVLILFFLLWRTKSFGVPYLWPLLPLDIKALGTVLVRSPLPIKNKRPSILKPKDTIRQPQGHDEK, from the coding sequence TTGGATAATTCAAGTGAAAGCAATGTTAAGGTCAGTAAACATTACCAAAAGAATCTGGACTATCTTAATCGGGAACTGGGGGTTCCCGATAATTTTGATATCGTCCTGCGGGAAATGACCATTGGTGGAAAGAAAATAGCCATTTACTCTGTGAATGGTATGGTGGATACCCAGGTTGTCAGTATCATCCTCGACGCTCTTGTGGAGCTTGAGCGGGCGGATCTCGTGGTGAATGCCCTGCAGACTCTGGTGAAAGGCCGTATCGTCGGCCTGCAGGTATCTGAAGTGGACACCATGGATAAAATCCTCTATTTCATTTTGTCCGGCCCCATGGCTCTATTTGTCGAAGGCCAGGAAAAAGCAATCATTGTCGATGCCCGCAGTTTTCCGGCCCGCTCTCCCAGTGAGCCGGATATTGAGCGGGTTACCCGGGGAGCCAGGGATGGCTTTACGGAGACCTTAGCCTTTAATACGGCCCTCATACGCCGCCGTTTGCGGGATCCTAAACTCAGGATGAAATTAATGCAGGTAGGGAGACGGTCCAAAACCGATGTCTGTGTAGCCTATATTGAAGATATAACCAACGATGATTTAGTCAAGGAGATATCTGAAGAGATTCAGAAGATCAAGATCGACGGTATTCCTATGGCGGAAAAAAGTGTGGAGGAATTTATTCTCGGCAGCAAGATTTGGAATCCCTATCCCCGGGTGCGCTATACGGAACGGCCGGATGTGGCAGCCGTTCACTTGCTGGAAGGCCATGTGGTGGTCTTGGTAGATACTTCTCCTTCGGTGATGATTGCTCCGGCTACCTTTTGGTCCCATACTCAGCACGCGGAAGAGTATCGTCAGGAACCCATCGTCGGCGCCTATTTGCGCTGGGTTCGCTTTATGGGGATTTTTGCCGCTCTTTTCCTCTTGCCTCTGTGGCTGGCCTGTGCCTTAAATCCTCACCTCCTTCCCGAATGGCTGCAATTTTTGGGCGTTCAAGAAGTAGGGAAGATCGGGTTGATTCCCCAGGTGTTTCTTGCGGAATTTGGGGTGGATTTAGTCCGCATGGCTGCCATTCACACGCCGGGACCTTTGACTGTAGCTCTGGGTTTAATTGCTACCTTTATGATCGGTGATGTGGCCATCAAGGTTGGGCTTTTTGCCCAAGAAATTATTGTTTACATTGCCATTGTCACAGTAGGTACCTTTGCTACACCCAGTTATGAGCTCGCCCAGGCCAACCGCCTGGCACGGCTGTTCCTTTTGCTCATGGTAGCCCTCAATAATTTCATCGGTTTGGCCATCGGGGTCCTGATCTTGTTCTTCCTGCTGTGGAGGACGAAATCCTTCGGTGTTCCTTATTTATGGCCATTATTGCCTTTGGATATAAAAGCCTTGGGTACCGTTCTGGTGCGGTCTCCTCTCCCCATAAAGAATAAGCGGCCCAGTATTCTCAAGCCGAAAGATACCATACGTCAGCCCCAAGGGCATGATGAAAAATAA
- the spoVAE gene encoding stage V sporulation protein AE, which produces MFEQIIPAFVVGGLICVVGQLLMDLTKPTFTPAHVLVTFVTGGAVLGALGVYGPLVKFAGAGASVPLSGFGYSLAKGAIEAVGEKGLIGAFSGGVEAGAVGIAAAVFFGYLVSITFNPKG; this is translated from the coding sequence ATGTTTGAGCAGATTATTCCAGCGTTTGTGGTAGGCGGCCTGATTTGCGTAGTTGGTCAGCTGCTTATGGATTTAACGAAACCCACGTTCACTCCGGCTCATGTGTTGGTAACCTTTGTCACCGGAGGAGCTGTTTTGGGTGCACTTGGTGTCTATGGACCCTTAGTGAAATTTGCCGGAGCCGGAGCCTCGGTCCCTCTGTCAGGATTCGGTTATTCCCTGGCTAAAGGAGCCATAGAGGCTGTGGGAGAAAAAGGCCTGATCGGAGCTTTTTCAGGCGGGGTAGAGGCGGGAGCCGTAGGGATTGCAGCGGCAGTCTTTTTTGGCTATTTGGTTTCCATAACCTTTAACCCCAAGGGCTAA
- the spoVAD gene encoding stage V sporulation protein AD, which translates to MNLKRIGNQTVVFSNPSVILSSYSVVGPMEGQGPLGKTFNKVWKDNINGNTSWEVAETKMLEEAMEGAVKQSQIKKDEIDYLLAGDLLNQIISANFAARTMGIPFIGLYGACSTMALSMSVGTMLIDGGFARKVLVGVSSHHDTAERQYRLPTEQGGQRAMSAQWTVTGAGSLVLGQSGEGPRITAATIGRIVDFGETDANNMGAAMAPAVADTVINHFQDMNRTPEDYDLIISGDLGNVGLNLTQEVLKKSGLHFRNFSDCGVLIYDKSQDAHAGASGCGCSAVVFAGHLMEKIKSGQYKRILLVGSGALHSPTSSLQGESIPGIGHAVVIEA; encoded by the coding sequence ATGAACCTAAAACGTATAGGCAATCAAACGGTGGTTTTCTCGAATCCGTCCGTAATTCTCTCCTCTTATTCCGTAGTTGGCCCTATGGAGGGTCAAGGTCCCTTGGGCAAGACCTTCAATAAGGTGTGGAAAGATAATATCAATGGCAATACATCCTGGGAAGTTGCGGAAACCAAAATGTTGGAGGAAGCCATGGAAGGGGCTGTAAAGCAATCCCAAATCAAGAAAGATGAGATCGATTACCTTTTGGCCGGGGATTTGCTGAATCAGATCATTTCTGCGAATTTTGCTGCCCGCACTATGGGCATCCCTTTCATCGGCCTCTACGGGGCCTGTTCCACCATGGCCTTGAGCATGTCGGTGGGAACCATGCTCATTGACGGGGGATTTGCCCGCAAGGTGCTGGTGGGAGTATCCAGCCATCATGATACAGCCGAACGCCAGTATCGTTTGCCTACGGAGCAGGGTGGCCAACGGGCTATGAGTGCTCAATGGACGGTGACCGGGGCAGGCAGTCTCGTCCTTGGTCAGAGCGGAGAGGGACCGCGGATTACTGCTGCCACCATCGGCAGGATTGTGGATTTTGGGGAAACAGATGCCAATAATATGGGAGCCGCCATGGCTCCGGCTGTAGCTGATACGGTTATCAATCATTTTCAGGATATGAATCGGACACCGGAGGACTATGATCTGATTATCTCCGGTGATTTAGGCAATGTAGGATTAAATCTTACTCAAGAAGTACTGAAAAAGTCGGGGCTCCATTTTCGGAATTTCTCGGACTGTGGCGTATTGATTTATGACAAAAGTCAGGACGCTCATGCCGGAGCCAGTGGCTGCGGCTGCTCGGCAGTGGTCTTCGCCGGACATCTGATGGAAAAGATCAAATCCGGTCAGTATAAAAGAATCCTTCTCGTCGGGAGCGGGGCCTTACACAGCCCTACTTCCAGCCTGCAGGGAGAGTCCATTCCGGGAATAGGGCATGCTGTAGTCATCGAGGCTTGA
- the spoVAC gene encoding stage V sporulation protein AC produces the protein MADQKLRPPTLNVTPEEYKELTQSMTPKPTIMKNIIRAFLVGGIICAFGQIVINFLVQMGLPKDDASTAATAFLILLGALLTGLGIYDEIGKFAGAGSIVPVTGFANSIVSPALEFKREGYVMGVGAKLFTVAGPVLVYGIAASIAIGLITYFLR, from the coding sequence TTGGCTGACCAAAAACTGCGACCACCAACTCTTAATGTGACTCCTGAGGAGTACAAAGAACTCACACAATCCATGACTCCAAAGCCTACGATTATGAAGAATATCATCCGGGCTTTCCTGGTAGGTGGAATCATTTGCGCTTTCGGACAAATTGTCATTAATTTTTTAGTCCAAATGGGGTTGCCCAAAGATGACGCCTCAACGGCGGCGACAGCCTTCCTGATCCTCTTGGGGGCGCTTCTCACCGGGTTGGGTATCTATGATGAAATCGGCAAATTTGCCGGGGCCGGATCCATCGTCCCGGTCACGGGATTTGCCAACTCCATAGTATCCCCGGCCTTGGAGTTTAAACGGGAAGGTTATGTGATGGGTGTCGGTGCCAAATTATTTACCGTAGCGGGGCCGGTATTGGTTTACGGGATTGCGGCTTCGATTGCTATAGGGCTCATCACCTATTTCCTGCGCTGA